A window of the Lolium perenne isolate Kyuss_39 chromosome 7, Kyuss_2.0, whole genome shotgun sequence genome harbors these coding sequences:
- the LOC127316914 gene encoding uncharacterized protein — protein sequence MGIVKAASGVAAADRCGDEGRMREERLLLQSFPSQESDDCEQAEVDCELAMSGGQVCNVPYGLYDLPELKDVLSLETWNLCLTEDDRFRLAAYLPDMDQEDLFTTLTELFSGSAMFFGSPLGGFFDRLSGGFYSPEVSQARELLVGLQRRKYYHFLRLYHNGMVWKFTCMDRLLRTGMSTSLEEKIHIWHTWIHEKPLTFVDLNSSSMNASLPMITSSSLLKRAKLMEGTSATNCSAKHKEIVHRVKSMEMGSSTSHVFRSQDEPDEKCGKLPKGVLKTKSDYDALADVNEGIHHTLGLVPLTHHGVQVSAFSPYAFPQHMHNYAVNPSYPYYMNTSRTSLGSSSSSPWQREGALETYPLLVKGPSGVQHTFLEELKRGSHSAMLRGYESTYKPGLAYSNEANGTRESTHEKNLLKSFGQRSAMNPADPYARTILGHQRNVCTKMPSPRNADRISGMLTLSTSTNPPCNNLLGQSETMHKHHDGLETKAPSVTKVEEEHRFPNTYTNPPCNNLLGQSETMHKHHDGLETMAPSVTKVEEEHRFPNTYTNPPCNNLLGQSETMHKHHDGLETMAPSVTKVEEEHRFPNTYTRRKLQRGVDLGDHVKTPTMVGSESASVLSSMTNVKAKAIKL from the coding sequence ATGGGCATTGTGAAGGCAGCAAGCGGTGTGGCGGCAGCAGACCGCTGCGGAGACGAGGGCCGTATGAGAGAGGAGAGGTTGCTGCTTCAGAGCTTTCCTAGTCAAGAATCTGATGACTGCGAACAGGCCGAGGTCGATTGCGAGCTTGCGATGTCTGGAGGCCAGGTGTGCAATGTACCTTATGGGCTTTATGATCTGCCTGAATTGAAGGACGTACTTTCTTTGGAGACGtggaacttatgtctaacagaagACGATAGGTTTCGTCTGGCAGCCTACCTCCCTGACATGGACCAAGAAGACTTGTTTACAACACTGACGGAGCTGTTCAGCGGCAGTGCTATGTTCTTTGGGAGTCCACTTGGAGGTTTTTTCGACAGATTGAGTGGTGGATTTTATTCTCCAGAAGTTTCCCAGGCAAGAGAATTACTGGTGGGCTTACAAAGACGAAAGTATTATCATTTTCTGAGACTGTATCACAATGGCATGGTTTGGAAGTTTACATGCATGGATAGGCTGTTGAGAACTGGTATGAGTACTAGTCTCGAGGAGAAGATTCACATCTGGCACACCTGGATACACGAGAAGCCTCTCACATTTGTGGATCTAAACAGTTCTTCGATGAATGCAAGTCTGCCAATGATTACCAGTTCCTCACTATTGAAGCGAGCTAAACTTATGGAAGGGACATCAGCTACTAATTGTTCAGCCAAACACAAGGAGATAGTCCACAGAGTGAAATCAATGGAAATGGGGTCATCGACAAGTCACGTTTTCCGCAGTCAAGATGAGCCTGATGAAAAATGTGGTAAACTACCAAAAGGTGTGCTTAAAACAAAAAGTGATTATGATGCCCTTGCTGATGTCAACGAAGGAATACATCATACACTAGGACTGGTACCACTCACTCATCACGGTGTGCAGGTCTCCGCCTTCTCTCCTTATGCTTTTCCACAGCATATGCATAACTATGCCGTGAATCCATCTTATCCCTATTacatgaacacaagcagaacttcTTTGGGCAGTTCCAGCTCAAGTCCCTGGCAACGGGAGGGTGCACTGGAAACGTACCCTCTCTTGGTCAAAGGTCCATCTGGAGTCCAGCATACTTTTTTAGAGGAGCTCAAAAGAGGCAGCCATTCTGCAATGTTGAGAGGGTATGAGTCAACATATAAACCGGGCTTAGCATATTCAAATGAAGCAAATGGCACAAGAGAATCCACCCACGAGAAGAACCTTTTGAAGAGCTTTGGTCAACGGAGCGCCATGAATCCTGCTGATCCCTACGCAAGAACTATCCTTGGCCATCAAAGAAATGTATGCACGAAAATGCCCAGCCCGAGAAATGCTGACAGAATTTCTGGGATGCTGACCCTtagtacaagcacaaaccctcctTGTAACAACTTGCTGGGGCAGTCTGAAACCATGCACAAACATCATGATGGACTGGAGACAAAGGCACCGTCTGTTACAAAAGTTGAAGAAGAACATAGGTTCCCAAACACATACACAAACCCTCCTTGTAACAACTTGCTGGGGCAGTCTGAAACCATGCACAAACATCATGATGGACTGGAGACAATGGCACCTTCTGTTACAAAAGTTGAAGAAGAACATAGGTTCCCAAACACATACACAAACCCTCCTTGTAACAACTTGCTGGGGCAGTCTGAAACCATGCACAAACATCATGATGGACTGGAGACAATGGCACCTTCTGTTACAAAAGTTGAAGAAGAACATAGGTTTCCAAACACATACACAAGGAGAAAACTGCAGAGGGGGGTTGACCTTGGGGATCATGTCAAGACACCAACCATGGTGGGTTCAGAGTCAGCGAGTGTGCTGTCTAGCATGACAAATGTGAAGGCAAAGGCCATCAAACTTTGA